From the genome of Patagioenas fasciata isolate bPatFas1 chromosome 17, bPatFas1.hap1, whole genome shotgun sequence, one region includes:
- the YDJC gene encoding carbohydrate deacetylase, whose translation MLQVKLIVTGDDFGYCPRRNQGIVDCFLAGAVSNVSLLVNGSAAADAAKLARRYNIPIGLHANLSEGSPVCEVLKTNSSLLNQDGFFHGKMGFRTALSKGLLNMSEVKQELKAQVELFHELTGHLPPHMDGHQHVHVLPEVRHIFAEVLEEYGIKYTRVPIEPGLHNCDWIPPSLMDFYLGVEEDSFNTVDVFTRHGIRWPDIYIGLSTMGKNMSVSNIWSAIDAAIADFTAKAPSPAHPTPERRTVTIELMVHPGYPSVPPVGGCGEGPDDFSQSWERLHELQTLMKPELQSHYKTRNIQLCSFKDL comes from the exons ATGCTTCAGGTGAAGCTCATAGTAACTGGAGATGACTTTGGCTATTGTCCTCGGAGAAACCAAGGCATCGTGGACTGTTTCCTGGCTGGTGCAGTATCCAATGTGTCCCTTCTAGTCAACGGAAGTGCTGCAGCAGATGCAGCCAAGCTGGCAAGGAG ATACAACATCCCAATAGGCCTGCATGCCAACCTCTCCGAGGGCTCTCCTGTATGTGAGGTGCTCAAGACTAATTCTTCTCTGCTCAACCAAGATGGATTCTTCCATGGGAAAATGGGATTCAGAACAGCTCTATCAAAAGGTCTCCTGAATATGTCAGAG GTGAAGCAGGAGCTAAAGGCCCAGGTGGAGCTGTTCCACGAGCTGACAGGTCACCTACCTCCTCACATGGATGGACACCAGCACGTCCACGTCCTCCCAG AGGTCAGGCACATATTTGCAGAGGTGTTAGAGGAATATGGGATTAAGTACACACGAGTCCCTATAGAGCCAGGCCTTCATAACTGTGACTGGATCCCTCCATCCCTGATGGACTTTTATCTGGGAGTAGAAGAAGATTCTTTCAACACAGTGGATGTGTTTACAAGACATGGAATAAG GTGGCCAGACATTTACATAGGTTTGAGTACCATGGGCAAGAACATGTCTGTCAGTAACATCTGGAGCGCCATCGACGCTGCCATCGCGGATTTCACAGCCAAGGCGCCCTCACCCGCACACCCGACACCGGAGCGTAGGACAGTTACCATTGAACTGATGGTGCATCCAGGGTACCCGAGCGTCCCGCCCGTCGGTGGCTGTGGGGAAGGACCAGACGATTTCTCACAGTCCTGGGAGCGCCTCCACGAACTACAGACATTAATGAAgccagagctgcagagccacTACAAAACCAGGAACATTCAGCTTTGTTCATTCAAAGATCTTTAA
- the SDF2L1 gene encoding stromal cell-derived factor 2-like protein 1: MRDGCRLLPLLLLALLRGLCHGREPAPGAVTCGSVLKLLNTRHNVRLHSHEVKYGSGSGQQSVTGVEASDDANSYWRIRGRNDGSCQRGTPVKCGQAIRLTHVNTGKNLHTHHFPSPLSNNQEVSAFGDDGEGDDLDIWIVQCSGTYWEREDTVRFKHVGTEVFLSITGEQYGHPIRGQREVHGMPTANHHNYWKAMEGVFIKPGVDPAKHDEL; the protein is encoded by the exons ATGCGGGACGGCTGCCGCCTGCTCCCGCTCCTGCTCCTGGCGCTGCTGCGCGGGCTGTGCCACGGCAGGGAACCGGCGCCGGGCGCTGTTACCTGCGGCTCGGTGCTGAAGCTGCTCAACACCCGCCACAACGTGCGGCTCCACTCGCACGAGGTCAAGTACGGCTCCG GAAGCGGACAACAGTCAGTGACAGGAGTTGAAGCTTCAGATGATGCAAACAGTTACTGGCGGATTCGAGGGAGGAATGATGGCAGCTGCCAGCGCGGGACACCAGTGAAATGTGGGCAAGCCATACGACTTACTCATGTTAACACGGGAAAAAATTTACATACTCATCACTTCCCATCACCACTCTCCAATAACCAG GAAGTAAGTGCCTTTGGTGATGATGGTGAAGGAGATGACCTCGACATATGGATTGTGCAATGCAGTGGGACTTACTGGGAGCGGGAGGACACAGTGCGCTTCAAGCACGTGGGGACTGAGGTGTTCCTTTCAATAACCGGGGAGCAGTATGGCCACCCCATTAGAGGCCAGCGGGAAGTTCATGGTATGCCTACTGCTAATCATCACAACTATTGGAAAGCAATGGAGGGAGTCTTCATCAAACCTGGTGTGGACCCTGCAAAACATGATGAGCTCTGA